One window of Psychrobacillus sp. FSL H8-0483 genomic DNA carries:
- a CDS encoding xanthine phosphoribosyltransferase: MKLLKDKIIQEGKVLSENVLKVDSFLNHQIDPVLMKAIGEEFANRYKDAGITKVLTIETSGIAPSMFAALTFGVPVVFAKKSKSLTLSDNLYTSKVHSFTKGVTNDISISKDFLESDDVVLIIDDFLANGQAVLGLLDILEQANAKTAGVGIVIEKGFQTGGSIIRERGIRVDSLANIKSLANGKVEFFEESSAK, encoded by the coding sequence ATGAAATTATTGAAGGATAAAATTATCCAAGAAGGAAAAGTGTTATCAGAAAATGTGTTGAAAGTAGATTCTTTTCTAAATCATCAAATTGATCCTGTTTTAATGAAAGCGATAGGAGAGGAATTTGCTAATCGCTATAAAGATGCAGGAATTACAAAAGTATTAACGATTGAAACTTCTGGTATCGCCCCTTCCATGTTTGCTGCTTTAACATTTGGAGTTCCAGTTGTTTTCGCTAAAAAATCCAAATCGTTGACTCTATCAGATAACTTATATACTTCCAAAGTGCATTCCTTTACAAAGGGTGTAACAAATGACATTTCCATTTCGAAAGATTTCCTAGAAAGCGATGATGTCGTGTTAATCATTGATGACTTCTTAGCGAATGGACAAGCGGTACTTGGGTTACTTGATATCCTTGAACAAGCAAATGCAAAAACTGCTGGAGTAGGAATTGTCATTGAAAAAGGATTCCAAACAGGTGGTAGCATTATTCGCGAACGTGGAATTCGAGTAGATTCACTTGCGAATATTAAATCGTTAGCAAATGGAAAAGTGGAATTTTTTGAGGAGAGTTCCGCTAAATGA
- a CDS encoding HAD family hydrolase — protein MKAIIFDLDGTLLNRDESVKQFITAQYDRFYMHLSHIPKEQFCERFIELDCRGYVWKDLVYESLIKHFHIKGISTSDLLEDYIECFHLYCVPFPNLISMLETLKKSSILIGMITNGKGQFQMDNIVALGIQSYFDTILISEWEGIKKPDPSIFQKALQQLDVRANETIFVGDHPINDIEAAKKVGLQTIWKKDDQWNDVKADYIIDDLAEIIPIMLNPNDAT, from the coding sequence GTGAAGGCAATAATATTCGATTTAGACGGGACATTATTAAATAGGGATGAATCAGTAAAACAGTTTATTACAGCGCAATATGATCGGTTTTATATGCACCTTTCCCATATTCCAAAAGAGCAATTTTGCGAGAGGTTTATCGAGCTAGATTGTAGAGGCTATGTGTGGAAAGATTTAGTTTATGAAAGTTTGATAAAGCATTTTCATATTAAAGGAATTTCAACAAGTGATCTTTTAGAAGACTATATAGAATGCTTTCATCTTTATTGTGTGCCGTTTCCAAATCTAATTTCAATGCTTGAAACATTAAAAAAATCATCCATTTTAATTGGAATGATCACCAATGGAAAAGGACAATTTCAAATGGATAATATAGTTGCTTTAGGTATCCAATCATACTTCGATACTATTCTTATTTCGGAATGGGAAGGAATAAAAAAACCCGATCCTTCCATTTTCCAAAAGGCTTTGCAACAATTAGATGTCCGGGCTAACGAAACCATTTTCGTTGGAGATCACCCAATAAATGATATAGAAGCTGCCAAAAAAGTCGGTTTACAAACTATCTGGAAAAAAGATGATCAGTGGAATGATGTAAAGGCTGATTACATCATCGACGACCTTGCTGAAATTATACCTATTATGCTCAATCCCAATGATGCAACCTAA
- a CDS encoding methyl-accepting chemotaxis protein, which produces MNYSQVEEVNDMTVVEALEKNLAIIRFDKNRRVAYVNDNFAIELGYKASEVMGMHHKEFCFPQFVSSMEYEKFWKDLFAGKSFFNKVERKDKQGNSVMFEASYMPIFSGSGQVLGVTKVATNVTERHQILQGLTEELKEMSEGLSTRAEAGIKRNEELLQRIDEIANGSKENTATLESLKVQADSIRGIVQTIREIAAQTNLLALNAAIEAARAGEHGRGFNVVAQEVRKLAGRVEASIVEVRENIEGITKQVDKVTTSNSNSQASIEKSQEEIRIALEEFKDISRASEKLEAQTADFSKLI; this is translated from the coding sequence ATGAATTATTCACAAGTAGAAGAAGTAAATGATATGACGGTGGTAGAGGCACTGGAGAAAAATTTAGCGATTATTCGTTTTGACAAGAACCGACGAGTGGCTTATGTAAATGATAATTTTGCTATCGAGCTAGGGTATAAAGCAAGTGAAGTGATGGGCATGCATCACAAAGAGTTTTGTTTTCCTCAGTTCGTTAGTAGTATGGAGTATGAAAAGTTTTGGAAAGATTTATTTGCAGGAAAGTCATTTTTCAATAAAGTAGAAAGAAAAGATAAACAAGGAAATAGTGTTATGTTTGAAGCGTCCTATATGCCGATTTTTAGCGGGAGTGGCCAAGTATTAGGCGTAACAAAAGTAGCAACCAATGTAACGGAGCGTCATCAAATTTTGCAAGGTTTGACAGAAGAGCTAAAAGAAATGTCAGAGGGTTTAAGTACTCGAGCAGAAGCGGGAATAAAAAGAAATGAAGAACTTCTACAAAGAATTGATGAAATTGCTAACGGTTCTAAAGAAAATACTGCTACTTTAGAAAGTTTAAAAGTACAAGCTGATTCTATTCGGGGAATTGTGCAAACGATAAGAGAAATTGCAGCACAAACGAATTTACTAGCTTTAAATGCAGCAATTGAAGCAGCTCGCGCTGGTGAACATGGACGTGGATTCAATGTTGTTGCTCAAGAAGTTCGCAAGCTTGCAGGGAGAGTAGAAGCATCTATAGTAGAGGTCCGTGAAAATATTGAAGGCATTACAAAACAAGTAGACAAAGTGACGACAAGTAATAGTAACTCCCAGGCTAGTATTGAGAAAAGCCAAGAGGAAATTCGCATAGCGTTAGAAGAATTTAAAGATATTTCGAGAGCGTCGGAAAAACTAGAAGCACAAACCGCCGATTTTAGTAAACTTATTTAA
- a CDS encoding FAD-binding oxidoreductase: MSSYIVVGGGILGASTAYHLAKYNVKVTLIDRMDRGQASAAAAGIICPWISQRRNKKWYELVKNGAKYYKELVEELGALGETSTGYKKVGAIALHTDEKKLLKMLERALVKRTDAPEIGELKILTPAETKELFPLISEDFSSLYVEGAARVDGREMRDALIRGAKKLGAEIIYGNAEFSNGVLLVDGIPLEAEGIILTAGAWGNELPSKLGFQMNVSSQKAQIMHFKIENDATGDWPVVLPPTNQYLLTFDHGKVVAGSTYEENTEFNTDVTEEGEKELLYSAKSIANSLKNVKIEEVRVGFRPYTPEFLPVIEKLSGFENIYFANGLGASGLTAGPFVGSELARLVLGKETVLDLSDYASIETI, translated from the coding sequence ATGTCTTCTTATATTGTTGTAGGTGGTGGGATTTTAGGTGCTTCCACTGCCTATCATCTTGCTAAGTATAATGTCAAAGTAACACTAATCGATCGTATGGATCGTGGACAGGCATCTGCAGCTGCTGCGGGAATTATATGCCCATGGATATCACAGCGAAGAAATAAAAAATGGTATGAACTTGTGAAAAATGGTGCGAAATATTACAAGGAACTTGTCGAAGAGCTTGGAGCTTTAGGGGAAACATCCACTGGTTACAAAAAAGTAGGAGCAATTGCGCTTCACACGGATGAGAAAAAGCTACTAAAAATGTTAGAGCGAGCTTTGGTAAAGCGAACGGATGCACCGGAGATAGGGGAATTAAAAATACTAACACCTGCTGAGACGAAAGAGCTTTTTCCACTTATATCAGAAGACTTTTCTTCCCTCTATGTAGAAGGAGCAGCACGAGTAGACGGTCGAGAAATGCGTGATGCTTTAATTCGAGGGGCAAAAAAGCTAGGAGCAGAAATAATTTACGGAAATGCGGAGTTTTCAAATGGTGTTTTATTAGTAGACGGAATCCCTTTAGAAGCGGAAGGGATTATCTTAACTGCTGGGGCTTGGGGGAACGAACTGCCTTCCAAACTAGGATTCCAAATGAACGTAAGTTCTCAGAAGGCTCAAATTATGCATTTTAAAATAGAAAATGATGCGACAGGGGATTGGCCAGTGGTTTTGCCACCGACAAATCAGTACTTGCTTACATTCGATCATGGAAAAGTAGTGGCGGGTTCTACGTATGAGGAGAATACTGAATTTAATACCGATGTAACAGAAGAAGGAGAAAAAGAGTTGCTTTATAGTGCGAAAAGTATTGCTAATTCTCTAAAAAATGTAAAAATAGAAGAAGTAAGAGTTGGGTTTCGACCATATACACCAGAATTTCTGCCAGTGATTGAAAAGCTATCTGGATTCGAGAATATTTATTTTGCCAATGGATTAGGTGCATCGGGGTTAACTGCTGGTCCTTTCGTAGGATCAGAACTTGCTCGGCTTGTGTTAGGGAAAGAGACTGTACTTGATTTGTCCGATTATGCATCAATTGAAACTATTTAG
- a CDS encoding S66 peptidase family protein, which translates to MLIKPKMLQAGDKVATISLSWGGAGEPDIKWRYEQGVERLEKVFQLEVVSMPNSLKGSDYLYENPKARAEDLMNAFKDPTIKGIISNIGGSDSIRLLPYIDFDVIRDNPKVFIGYSDSTVTHLFCHKAGISSFYGPSVLMDFAENVEMYPYTVEALKKTLFSTEVIGEVEPALEWTSERLLWVIENKDKQRQMTSNRGYEVLQGSGVVQGKLIGGCIEVLEFAKGTSLWPEKSYWKDSILFFETSEDMPEPTFIEYWLRNYGSQGILQQAKGIIFGKPQNEKYYEEYKESILRIMKEFDLNELPILYNLNFGHTEPKFVLPYGALAEINCDHVTFSILDSGVE; encoded by the coding sequence ATGCTAATAAAACCAAAAATGCTTCAAGCTGGAGATAAAGTGGCTACGATTAGTTTGTCGTGGGGTGGGGCGGGCGAGCCGGATATAAAGTGGAGATATGAACAGGGTGTTGAAAGACTAGAAAAAGTGTTTCAATTAGAAGTTGTTTCTATGCCTAATAGCTTAAAGGGATCTGACTATCTATATGAAAATCCAAAGGCACGTGCAGAGGATTTAATGAATGCTTTTAAGGATCCGACGATAAAAGGAATCATTTCTAATATTGGGGGAAGTGATAGTATTCGACTTCTACCATATATTGATTTTGATGTCATTCGAGATAATCCAAAGGTCTTTATCGGGTATTCGGATTCTACTGTGACGCACTTATTTTGCCATAAAGCAGGGATATCATCATTTTATGGTCCTTCTGTGTTAATGGACTTTGCTGAAAATGTGGAGATGTATCCATATACGGTGGAAGCTTTGAAAAAAACTTTATTCTCCACTGAAGTAATTGGAGAAGTAGAACCAGCGCTTGAGTGGACGAGTGAACGTTTACTATGGGTTATTGAAAATAAAGACAAACAGAGACAAATGACTTCGAATAGGGGCTATGAGGTACTGCAAGGCTCTGGAGTAGTGCAAGGGAAATTAATCGGAGGATGTATTGAAGTGTTAGAATTTGCTAAAGGGACATCGCTTTGGCCAGAAAAATCTTATTGGAAAGATAGCATCTTATTCTTTGAAACATCGGAAGATATGCCGGAACCAACTTTTATTGAGTATTGGTTGCGGAATTACGGTTCCCAAGGAATTTTACAACAAGCAAAAGGAATTATTTTTGGTAAGCCTCAAAATGAGAAATATTATGAGGAATATAAAGAGTCTATTTTAAGAATTATGAAGGAGTTTGATTTAAACGAGTTACCGATTCTTTATAATTTGAACTTTGGACATACGGAACCGAAATTCGTTCTTCCTTATGGAGCGCTGGCAGAAATAAATTGTGATCATGTAACGTTTTCTATTTTAGATAGTGGAGTTGAGTAA
- the dapF gene encoding diaminopimelate epimerase — protein sequence MSIPFTKMHGCGNDYIYINCFEHPIDHPEQLSRVISDRHFGIGGDGIVLICPSDVADAKMRMFNIDGSEGKMCGNAIRCVAKYVYDHNIATKETLEIDTLSGIKIIELHVENGKMVSATVDMGSPILDPSTIPVLVEDQEVLINYSLLIEDTSYSITTVSMGNPHCVIFSDDIESINLPITGPKFEHHPMFPESVNTEFIQIENRNTLHMRVWERGSGETLACGTGACAAVVAAVLNGHCDKDTDIVVKLRGGDLIIRYTDDSVYMTGPATKVFDGIIESIS from the coding sequence ATGAGTATACCTTTCACAAAAATGCATGGTTGTGGTAATGATTATATTTACATAAATTGCTTTGAACACCCCATTGACCATCCCGAACAACTAAGCAGAGTTATTTCAGATCGTCATTTTGGCATTGGTGGAGACGGTATTGTTTTAATATGCCCTTCTGATGTTGCTGATGCCAAAATGCGCATGTTCAATATTGACGGTAGCGAAGGAAAAATGTGCGGAAATGCCATTCGCTGTGTTGCAAAGTATGTCTATGATCACAATATTGCTACGAAGGAAACGCTAGAAATTGATACATTAAGTGGCATTAAAATTATTGAACTACATGTAGAAAACGGGAAGATGGTATCAGCTACCGTTGACATGGGGAGTCCTATTTTAGATCCTTCTACAATTCCAGTGCTTGTAGAAGATCAAGAGGTGCTTATTAATTATTCCCTTTTAATAGAGGATACTTCATATTCTATAACAACTGTATCAATGGGAAATCCACATTGTGTCATATTCAGTGACGACATAGAGTCTATCAACCTTCCTATTACCGGCCCTAAATTTGAACATCATCCAATGTTTCCGGAGAGTGTGAATACAGAGTTTATTCAAATAGAGAATCGAAATACTTTACACATGCGCGTGTGGGAACGAGGCAGTGGAGAGACATTAGCTTGTGGAACAGGAGCCTGCGCAGCTGTTGTCGCAGCTGTTCTAAACGGGCATTGTGATAAAGACACGGATATAGTAGTGAAACTCCGAGGTGGAGACCTTATTATCCGATATACAGATGATAGTGTTTATATGACAGGTCCTGCCACAAAAGTATTTGATGGTATTATAGAATCAATTTCATAA
- a CDS encoding 3D domain-containing protein, which translates to MKKILGTLIISIVLLVSGVNESVAASPIHTVQKGETLYSIAKTYNVSINNLKSWNKLNSNLIKPKQKLTIASTKKAKSKNPSRSDSKDKVVKEFIVSASAFTANCNGCSGITSTGIHLKSNPDLKVIAVDPSVIKLGTKVYVEGYGYAIAGDTGGAIKGNKIDVFFSSTSEAYKWGRKNVTIKILE; encoded by the coding sequence TTGAAGAAAATTCTTGGAACACTCATCATTTCAATAGTACTATTGGTCAGTGGAGTAAATGAAAGTGTGGCCGCAAGTCCTATACACACTGTTCAAAAAGGGGAAACATTGTATTCAATTGCTAAAACGTATAATGTATCAATCAATAACTTAAAATCATGGAACAAACTAAATAGTAACCTGATTAAACCAAAGCAAAAATTAACGATTGCCTCTACTAAGAAAGCGAAATCTAAAAATCCTTCTCGATCGGATTCAAAAGATAAAGTGGTAAAAGAATTTATTGTATCTGCAAGTGCATTTACTGCAAACTGTAATGGCTGCTCTGGTATCACTAGTACCGGTATTCACTTAAAAAGTAATCCAGATCTCAAAGTAATTGCTGTTGACCCAAGTGTTATTAAACTTGGAACGAAAGTGTATGTGGAAGGTTATGGCTATGCAATTGCAGGTGATACGGGAGGAGCAATTAAAGGCAATAAAATCGACGTATTTTTCTCCTCTACAAGTGAGGCCTACAAATGGGGAAGAAAAAACGTAACGATAAAAATATTGGAATAG